One genomic segment of Rubripirellula tenax includes these proteins:
- the pepT gene encoding peptidase T, which yields MSSKKTSASVETVVDRDRLLDRFLRYVRVDTTANPETDAYPSSSGQRDLGAMLCDELAAMSITDVEQDENSLVWGTVPASDGGNSPIVALVAHLDTSPEAPGADVRPQVIDAYAGGDIPLPSGVAISLATSPSLANMIGKTLITTDGTTLLGGDDKAGVAIIMELAQTLVENPQLLHGPVRVLFTCDEEIGRGTDKIDLSKLDATVAYTVDGGGASVIDVETFSADAATVRFTGHNIHPSIGKGRMVNAMRAAADLVATLPRETCTPETTENREGFIHPHGIHGGVGEATVELILRSFDSDDLVTYAKQIQTLADSIAAKTPGLKAEVLVRRQYRNLREGLEELPESISLAEDAFRRLGRTPTRMIIRGGTDGSQLTEKGLPTPNLSSGQHNIHAVTEFACLDEMVEAVEHLIEMLSLWSQQKS from the coding sequence ATGTCATCGAAGAAAACTTCCGCGTCGGTCGAAACCGTCGTCGACCGTGACCGACTGTTGGACCGCTTTTTGAGGTACGTCCGCGTCGATACGACCGCCAACCCTGAAACGGACGCTTACCCCAGTTCGTCGGGACAACGGGATCTGGGCGCGATGCTGTGCGATGAATTGGCAGCCATGTCGATCACGGATGTCGAACAGGACGAAAATTCGCTGGTGTGGGGAACCGTCCCCGCATCGGACGGCGGCAACAGCCCCATCGTCGCGTTGGTCGCTCACTTGGATACGTCCCCCGAGGCTCCCGGCGCAGACGTGCGTCCACAGGTCATCGATGCCTATGCCGGTGGCGACATTCCTTTGCCGAGCGGTGTCGCAATTTCGCTGGCGACGTCGCCGTCACTCGCAAACATGATCGGCAAGACGCTGATCACGACCGACGGCACGACGTTGTTGGGTGGCGATGACAAAGCCGGCGTCGCCATCATCATGGAGCTTGCGCAAACGTTGGTCGAAAATCCGCAACTGTTACACGGCCCGGTGCGAGTGCTGTTTACTTGCGACGAAGAAATCGGTCGCGGTACTGACAAGATTGATTTGAGCAAGCTCGATGCTACGGTTGCTTATACCGTCGACGGCGGAGGTGCATCGGTCATCGATGTCGAAACGTTTTCTGCGGACGCAGCCACGGTTCGTTTCACGGGTCACAACATCCACCCGTCGATCGGTAAGGGACGAATGGTCAACGCGATGCGCGCGGCCGCCGACTTGGTGGCCACGTTGCCTCGCGAGACATGTACGCCCGAGACCACCGAAAACCGCGAAGGCTTCATCCATCCGCACGGGATTCACGGAGGAGTAGGCGAAGCGACGGTCGAATTGATCTTACGGTCGTTCGATAGCGACGACTTGGTCACGTACGCGAAACAAATCCAAACGCTGGCCGATTCGATTGCTGCTAAGACGCCCGGCTTGAAGGCCGAGGTCCTGGTTCGTCGCCAGTACCGAAATTTGCGAGAAGGGCTGGAAGAACTGCCCGAATCCATCTCGCTTGCCGAGGACGCCTTTAGGCGATTGGGGCGAACGCCGACGCGAATGATTATCCGCGGTGGCACCGACGGCAGCCAGTTGACCGAAAAAGGTCTTCCGACGCCGAATCTGTCGAGCGGACAACACAACATCCATGCCGTGACCGAGTTCGCATGCCTGGACGAAATGGTCGAAGCGGTCGAGCACTTGATCGAAATGTTGTCGCTTTGGAGTCAGCAGAAAAGTTGA